Proteins from a genomic interval of Rhodothermus marinus:
- a CDS encoding DUF5615 family PIN-like protein, with amino-acid sequence MKLLFDQNLSPRLVARLADCYPGSAHVSEVGLDRALDVEVWEFARGHGYVLVSKDADFAEMSTLYGVPPKVVWIGRGNCSTREIEEILRRNYELVVELVQSETMGILLLV; translated from the coding sequence ATGAAGCTGCTGTTTGACCAGAATCTTTCGCCGCGCCTGGTTGCCCGACTTGCCGACTGCTATCCCGGGTCCGCGCATGTCTCTGAGGTGGGATTGGATCGGGCGTTGGATGTTGAGGTGTGGGAGTTCGCTCGGGGTCATGGCTATGTGCTTGTAAGCAAAGACGCTGATTTTGCCGAAATGAGTACGCTTTACGGCGTTCCCCCCAAGGTGGTCTGGATCGGACGTGGTAACTGCTCTACTCGTGAAATTGAGGAAATCCTGCGCCGAAACTACGAACTCGTGGTGGAGCTTGTGCAGAGCGAAACAATGGGTATCTTGCTTCTGGTCTGA
- a CDS encoding DUF433 domain-containing protein: MRYLDRITIEPGKRGGKPCIRGMRITVYDVLSYLASGMSYDEILEDFPYLTKEDILACLEYAAARERHTLMAPA, from the coding sequence ATGCGTTATCTGGATCGTATTACCATCGAACCCGGCAAGCGCGGCGGTAAGCCCTGCATTCGTGGCATGCGGATTACCGTTTATGACGTGCTCAGCTATCTGGCCTCGGGTATGTCGTACGACGAGATTCTGGAAGACTTTCCCTATCTGACAAAGGAAGACATTCTGGCCTGTCTGGAATATGCGGCGGCTCGTGAACGGCACACACTGATGGCTCCTGCATGA
- a CDS encoding acyl-CoA dehydrogenase: MNLPFYHFLDPVGAGWIVLGVLVVALALAFTGAPLGLWTLATAVVLYGVGAPLWLWVVFGVLAVVFNLKPLRRTLVSRPLMAFMRASGFLPKISDTERTAIEAGTVWVEGELFAGKPNFNRLLRETNYPSLTEEERAFLEGPVEELCRMVNDWDVWRWRDLPPEVWQFIREKGFLGIIIPKEYGGLGFSSLANSAVVQKLSSRCGPLATTVMVPNSLGPAELLIHYGTQEQRDYYLPRLARGEEIPAFALTEPGAGSDAGAIQASGVVFRGEDGKLYIRLNFQKRYITLAAIATVLGLAFKLRDPDNLLGKGEDLGITCALIPTSTPGVKLGMRHDPLGVPFYNCPVEGHDVVVPIDAIIGGPEWAGKGWRMLMESLAAGRGISLPASSAGGLKLIYRVASAHARVRRQFGLPIGMFEGIEEPLARIGGFNYLVEAGRVYTCGGLDRGAKPAVVSAIMKYNTTELGRQAINDGMDILGGNGISRGPRNLLAHGYIAAPIGITVEGANILTRTLMIFGQGAIRCHPYAYKEISALERGDVQAFDDAFWKHVGLVVRNGARALLLSLSRGRLARTGVSGPAARYARKLAWASASFAFLADLAMAALGGNLKRKEKLTGRFADIFSWMYLATATMRRFEAEGRREEDRPFFDWAMQYAFHRMQQAFDGLFDNLRIPGLTWFLRGPAAWWSRLNRLSAPPSDRLGHRVAQLMLTPGEQRERMTAGMYVPSDPNEALGRLERAFQLAYQEDELLRKIYAAVKRGELPKARPEQLVRQAVEKGIITAEEAGLIQEAEAARWDAIQVDAFTLEEYRRYYNAPPAGIEAAGDGSREAVATES; the protein is encoded by the coding sequence ATGAACCTGCCGTTTTATCACTTTCTGGACCCTGTAGGCGCCGGCTGGATCGTGCTCGGCGTGCTTGTGGTGGCGCTGGCGCTGGCATTCACGGGCGCACCGCTCGGACTCTGGACGCTGGCGACGGCCGTCGTACTCTACGGCGTGGGGGCACCGCTCTGGCTCTGGGTGGTCTTCGGCGTGCTGGCCGTCGTCTTCAACCTGAAGCCGCTGCGGCGGACGCTCGTCTCCAGACCGCTCATGGCCTTCATGCGGGCCTCCGGCTTTCTGCCGAAGATCTCCGATACCGAGCGCACGGCCATCGAAGCCGGCACCGTCTGGGTCGAGGGCGAGCTGTTCGCCGGTAAGCCGAACTTCAACCGGCTGCTTCGCGAGACGAACTACCCGTCGCTTACCGAGGAGGAGCGGGCCTTTCTGGAAGGGCCTGTCGAGGAACTCTGCCGGATGGTGAACGACTGGGACGTCTGGCGCTGGCGGGACCTGCCGCCGGAGGTGTGGCAGTTCATCCGGGAGAAAGGCTTCCTGGGCATCATCATCCCGAAAGAATACGGCGGGCTGGGCTTTTCGTCGCTGGCCAACAGCGCCGTCGTGCAGAAGCTGTCGTCGCGCTGTGGGCCGCTGGCCACGACGGTGATGGTGCCCAACTCGCTGGGTCCGGCCGAACTGCTCATCCACTACGGCACGCAGGAACAGCGCGACTACTACCTGCCCCGACTGGCCCGGGGCGAGGAAATTCCCGCCTTCGCGCTGACCGAACCCGGAGCCGGGTCTGACGCCGGGGCCATCCAGGCCAGCGGCGTCGTGTTTCGGGGTGAAGACGGCAAGCTCTACATCCGGCTGAACTTCCAGAAGCGCTACATCACGCTGGCCGCCATCGCGACGGTGCTGGGGCTGGCCTTCAAGCTCCGGGACCCGGACAACCTGCTGGGTAAAGGGGAGGATCTGGGCATCACGTGTGCGCTGATTCCGACCAGTACGCCGGGCGTCAAGCTGGGCATGCGGCACGATCCGCTGGGCGTGCCCTTCTACAACTGCCCGGTGGAAGGCCATGACGTCGTGGTGCCCATCGATGCGATCATCGGCGGGCCGGAGTGGGCCGGCAAGGGCTGGCGCATGCTCATGGAGTCGCTGGCGGCCGGGCGGGGTATTTCGCTGCCGGCTTCGTCGGCGGGCGGTCTGAAGCTGATCTACCGCGTCGCTTCGGCGCATGCCCGCGTGCGGCGTCAGTTCGGGCTGCCCATCGGCATGTTCGAGGGCATCGAAGAGCCGCTGGCGCGCATCGGCGGCTTCAACTATCTGGTCGAGGCCGGACGCGTCTACACGTGCGGTGGCCTGGATCGGGGTGCCAAGCCGGCCGTCGTCTCGGCCATCATGAAGTATAACACGACCGAGCTGGGGCGGCAGGCCATCAACGACGGCATGGACATCCTGGGCGGCAACGGCATTTCGCGCGGACCGCGCAACCTGCTGGCCCACGGCTACATCGCCGCGCCGATCGGCATCACCGTCGAGGGCGCCAACATCCTGACGCGCACGCTGATGATCTTCGGGCAGGGGGCCATCCGCTGCCATCCCTACGCCTACAAGGAGATCTCAGCGCTGGAGCGCGGCGACGTGCAGGCGTTCGACGACGCCTTCTGGAAGCACGTCGGCCTGGTGGTGCGCAACGGTGCCCGGGCGCTGCTGCTGAGCCTGTCGCGCGGACGCCTGGCACGTACGGGCGTCTCGGGCCCGGCCGCCCGCTATGCCCGGAAGCTGGCCTGGGCCTCGGCTTCGTTCGCCTTTCTGGCCGATCTGGCCATGGCCGCGCTGGGCGGCAACCTGAAGCGCAAGGAAAAGCTGACGGGCCGCTTTGCTGACATCTTCTCCTGGATGTACCTGGCCACGGCCACCATGCGGCGCTTCGAGGCCGAGGGCCGGCGCGAGGAAGACCGGCCGTTCTTCGACTGGGCCATGCAGTACGCCTTCCACCGGATGCAGCAGGCGTTCGACGGTCTGTTCGACAACCTGCGCATTCCGGGACTGACCTGGTTCCTGCGCGGACCGGCCGCCTGGTGGTCGCGTCTGAACCGCCTGAGCGCGCCGCCTTCGGACCGGCTGGGGCATCGGGTGGCTCAGCTCATGCTGACGCCGGGCGAGCAGCGGGAGCGCATGACGGCCGGCATGTACGTACCGTCCGATCCGAACGAGGCGCTCGGCCGCCTGGAGCGGGCTTTCCAGTTGGCCTACCAGGAAGACGAGCTGCTCAGGAAAATCTATGCGGCCGTCAAACGGGGCGAGCTGCCCAAGGCGCGGCCGGAGCAGCTCGTGCGCCAGGCCGTCGAAAAAGGCATCATCACGGCCGAGGAAGCTGGCCTTATCCAGGAGGCCGAAGCGGCCCGCTGGGATGCCATCCAGGTCGATGCCTTCACGCTCGAAGAATACCGGCGCTACTACAATGCGCCGCCGGCCGGCATCGAAGCGGCCGGCGACGGCAGCCGCGAGGCGGTCGCGACCGAGTCGTAA
- a CDS encoding thiolase family protein has translation MQANGAYIVSIVRTAVGKADKGSLRNVRPEELGAIAVREAVRRVKGLEPELIDDVIMGCAFPEGPQGMNMGRIVAQKAGLPDSVPGATVNRFCSSGLQTIAMATQAIMAGHADVIVAGGTESMSQVPMTGFFFQPDPELVERDIDVYLSMGLTAENVAERYGITREEADRFALRSHQRAIEAIDSGKFDEEIVPVTVREVVYENGQTRTVEKEFRVDEGPRRDTSLEALAALRPVFKVNGTVTAGNASQKSDGAAAAVVMSERMVKELGVEPMGRLIGFALAGVPPEIMGIGPVEAIRKVLKQTGLTLDDIDLIELNEAFAAQALAVIREVGLDEEKVNVNGGAIALGHPLGCTGAKLTATLLYELRRRGGRYGLCTMCVGGGMGAAGIIENLQR, from the coding sequence ATGCAGGCTAACGGAGCATACATTGTCAGCATTGTGCGCACGGCCGTCGGCAAGGCCGACAAAGGATCGCTGCGCAACGTGCGTCCCGAGGAGCTGGGCGCCATCGCCGTGCGCGAGGCCGTCCGGCGCGTGAAAGGGCTGGAGCCGGAGCTGATCGACGACGTGATCATGGGGTGCGCCTTTCCCGAAGGACCCCAGGGCATGAACATGGGCCGGATCGTGGCCCAGAAGGCCGGCCTGCCCGACAGCGTGCCCGGCGCCACCGTCAACCGTTTCTGCTCGTCGGGATTGCAGACCATTGCCATGGCCACGCAGGCCATCATGGCCGGTCACGCCGACGTGATCGTGGCGGGCGGCACCGAATCGATGAGCCAGGTGCCCATGACCGGCTTTTTCTTCCAGCCCGATCCCGAACTGGTCGAGCGCGACATCGACGTGTACCTGTCGATGGGCCTGACCGCCGAAAACGTGGCCGAGCGCTACGGTATCACCCGCGAGGAGGCCGACCGCTTCGCGCTGCGCTCGCACCAGCGGGCCATCGAGGCGATCGACAGCGGCAAGTTCGACGAAGAGATCGTGCCCGTCACGGTGCGCGAGGTGGTCTACGAGAACGGCCAGACGCGCACCGTCGAGAAGGAATTCCGCGTGGACGAAGGGCCGCGCCGCGATACGAGCCTGGAGGCGCTGGCTGCACTGCGGCCCGTCTTCAAGGTGAACGGGACCGTGACGGCGGGCAATGCCTCGCAGAAGTCGGATGGTGCGGCCGCGGCCGTGGTCATGAGCGAGCGCATGGTGAAGGAGCTGGGCGTCGAGCCCATGGGGCGGCTCATCGGCTTTGCGCTGGCCGGCGTGCCGCCTGAGATCATGGGCATCGGTCCCGTCGAGGCCATCCGCAAGGTGCTCAAACAGACCGGCCTGACGCTCGACGACATCGACCTGATCGAACTGAACGAAGCCTTTGCCGCGCAGGCGCTGGCCGTCATCCGCGAAGTGGGGCTCGACGAGGAAAAGGTAAACGTGAACGGCGGCGCCATTGCGCTGGGGCACCCGCTCGGCTGCACGGGCGCCAAGCTGACCGCCACGCTGCTCTATGAACTGCGGCGGCGGGGCGGACGCTACGGCCTCTGCACGATGTGCGTGGGCGGTGGCATGGGGGCCGCCGGCATCATCGAAAACCTGCAACGCTGA
- a CDS encoding 3-hydroxyacyl-CoA dehydrogenase/enoyl-CoA hydratase family protein translates to METTTVTPRNLLELRPWHFRPFRKAAVLGAGTMGAQIAAHLANAGVEVLLLDIAPKEGPKNAIVEQQFRKALKMKPDPFFDEAAKQRITLGNFDEHFDRVGEADWIIEAVVERLDIKRQVMARVEEAAREDAIISTNTSGLPIREIAEGRSEAFRRRFLGTHFFNPPRYLKLLELIPTADTDPEVLARVAWFGRFYLGKGIVVANDVPYFIGNRIGVYGMMRVIALFEQGRYTIEEIDALTGTLVGRPKSATFRTADVVGLDVMLDVARNLYEKATNDESREAFRPPKILETLVEKGALGQKTGAGFYRKEDGVIKSINPETGQYEPPRPLNLGDLDRIKSIPDLKERLRALFADEGRAGEFFRTTTLDLLAYAARRIPEITDNPANVDRAIRWGFGWELGPFEIWDALGFEQVVEGCRKLGYALPAWVEEMPKKGATSFYRQEDGRPQVYHPVEGRYVDDPIPADEIRLAVIKADPKRTLWQNAEAALLDLGDGVVLYEFRSKANALGQWVMEGLLEVLDRVENDLNIRGMVIGNEGRHFSVGANLGEAVMAVAQQEFKLLETFLEKFQEVMQRIRYATKPVVVAVHQRALGGGCEMVMACPNPVAAAESYLGLVELGVGLIPAGTGTTRLVVKAAEQAPHGHPSEILPWIQKYFETVAMAQVATSARQAQAMGFLPPHARIVMNEDRRLFVAKQEVLRLSEQGYQPPTKPTRVKVLGKPGYAALMVGVDQYRKGGFITEYDQYLASKLAYVMTGGNLTHPQEVSEDYLLALEREVFLHLLGQPKTQERIMHLLQTNKPLRN, encoded by the coding sequence ATGGAAACGACCACGGTAACTCCCCGAAACCTGCTGGAGCTGCGGCCCTGGCACTTCCGGCCATTCCGCAAGGCGGCCGTGCTGGGCGCTGGCACGATGGGCGCGCAGATTGCCGCCCACCTGGCCAATGCGGGCGTCGAAGTGCTGTTGCTCGACATTGCGCCCAAGGAAGGACCGAAAAACGCAATCGTCGAGCAGCAATTCCGGAAGGCGCTCAAGATGAAGCCCGATCCGTTCTTCGACGAGGCTGCGAAGCAACGGATCACGCTGGGCAACTTCGACGAGCACTTCGACCGGGTGGGCGAGGCCGACTGGATCATCGAGGCCGTCGTCGAACGGCTCGACATCAAACGCCAGGTGATGGCGCGCGTGGAAGAGGCGGCCCGCGAGGACGCGATCATCTCGACGAACACGAGCGGCCTGCCCATCCGGGAGATCGCCGAAGGGCGTTCCGAGGCGTTCCGGCGGCGGTTTCTGGGCACGCACTTCTTCAATCCGCCCCGCTACCTGAAGCTGCTCGAGCTGATCCCCACGGCCGACACCGACCCCGAGGTGCTGGCCCGCGTGGCCTGGTTCGGCCGCTTTTACCTGGGCAAGGGGATCGTGGTGGCCAACGACGTGCCCTATTTCATCGGCAACCGCATCGGCGTCTACGGCATGATGCGGGTAATCGCGCTCTTTGAGCAGGGGCGCTACACGATCGAGGAAATCGATGCGCTCACGGGCACGCTCGTGGGGCGGCCGAAGTCGGCCACCTTCCGCACGGCCGACGTGGTGGGGCTCGACGTCATGCTCGACGTGGCCCGTAACCTGTACGAGAAGGCCACCAACGACGAGAGCCGCGAGGCCTTCAGGCCGCCGAAAATCTTGGAGACGCTTGTCGAAAAGGGCGCGCTCGGTCAGAAGACCGGGGCCGGTTTCTACAGGAAAGAAGACGGCGTCATCAAGTCGATCAATCCCGAGACCGGCCAGTACGAGCCGCCGCGGCCGCTCAACCTGGGCGATCTGGACCGCATCAAATCGATTCCGGATCTGAAGGAGCGGCTGCGGGCGCTTTTTGCCGACGAGGGGCGGGCCGGCGAGTTCTTCCGCACGACCACGCTGGATCTGTTGGCCTACGCGGCCCGTCGCATCCCGGAGATCACGGATAACCCGGCCAACGTGGACCGCGCCATCCGGTGGGGCTTTGGCTGGGAGCTGGGTCCCTTCGAGATCTGGGATGCGCTCGGCTTCGAGCAGGTGGTGGAGGGCTGTCGCAAGCTGGGCTATGCGCTGCCCGCCTGGGTGGAGGAGATGCCGAAGAAGGGCGCCACGTCCTTCTACCGTCAGGAAGATGGCCGGCCGCAGGTCTATCATCCCGTCGAAGGCCGCTACGTGGACGATCCGATCCCGGCCGACGAGATCCGGCTGGCCGTGATCAAGGCCGACCCGAAGCGCACACTCTGGCAGAACGCCGAGGCCGCGCTGCTCGACCTGGGCGATGGCGTGGTGCTCTACGAGTTCCGCTCGAAGGCGAACGCGCTGGGGCAGTGGGTGATGGAGGGCTTGCTGGAGGTGCTTGACCGCGTCGAAAACGACCTGAACATCCGGGGCATGGTCATCGGCAACGAAGGGCGGCACTTCTCGGTGGGGGCTAACCTGGGCGAGGCCGTCATGGCCGTGGCGCAGCAGGAGTTCAAGTTGCTGGAGACCTTCCTGGAGAAATTCCAGGAGGTGATGCAGCGCATCCGCTACGCCACGAAGCCCGTCGTGGTGGCCGTGCATCAGCGGGCGCTGGGCGGTGGTTGCGAGATGGTGATGGCCTGTCCGAACCCGGTGGCCGCCGCCGAAAGCTATCTGGGACTGGTGGAGCTGGGCGTGGGGCTGATTCCGGCCGGCACGGGCACCACACGGCTGGTGGTGAAGGCGGCCGAGCAGGCACCGCATGGCCATCCCAGCGAGATTCTGCCCTGGATTCAGAAGTACTTCGAGACCGTCGCAATGGCGCAGGTGGCCACCAGTGCCCGCCAGGCGCAGGCCATGGGCTTCCTGCCGCCGCACGCCCGCATCGTCATGAACGAAGACCGGCGGCTCTTCGTGGCCAAGCAGGAAGTGCTCCGGCTTTCGGAGCAGGGCTACCAGCCGCCGACGAAGCCCACCCGCGTCAAGGTGCTGGGCAAACCGGGCTACGCGGCGCTCATGGTGGGCGTCGATCAGTACCGCAAAGGCGGCTTCATCACCGAGTACGACCAGTATCTGGCCTCGAAGCTCGCCTACGTGATGACGGGCGGCAATCTGACCCATCCACAGGAAGTCTCCGAGGACTACCTGCTGGCGCTCGAGCGTGAGGTCTTCCTGCATCTGCTGGGGCAGCCCAAGACGCAGGAGCGCATCATGCACCTGCTGCAGACCAACAAACCACTGCGCAACTGA
- a CDS encoding AMP-dependent synthetase/ligase, protein MGERIYTAPPDTGTPVLGKTLPDVLYEALARYENPAFLNQPAGPGRWTPISLRDFAEQAEALALGLHAMGLERGAHVAFYMESDAYFCLADMACLIGGLIDVPIYLTHAPESIHYVIEHAEARALVVSNRALLERVASLLRDLPGVRFVVVADATGLDTDRVEGRPLYTFTQLLEAGRQRRAADPEAIARLRAQIRPGDLATIIYTSGTTGRPKGVMLSHENISFNALTSFSGIKQYRPGPDGEVALSFLPLTHVFARTLFYGYLYHASSVYFTTPDALRDALRQVRPTTFATVPRVLEKIYGALVERAATMPGLKGRIFRWALDLARRYELGREPRGLYRLQLAVADRLVYRKWREALGGRIAFIIAGGAALSAELANIFAAAGIPILQGYGLTETSPVITYNRPELNRAGTVGVPIPGVEVKIAEDGEILTRGPHVMLGYYKDPERTREVIDEEGWFHTGDIGYFTEEGFLVITDRKKDLFKLSTGKYVMPQPLEQRLTADPLVEQALVVGPGYKFTAALIFPDEEALRRLARRLGLDANQPLEKLVREPKILEVYQQIVDRANEGMDPWATIKRFVLVPERLSIEEGTLTPTLKVRRSALYKKYEAQIRALYEGAEAEAHEQEATTPES, encoded by the coding sequence ATGGGCGAACGCATTTACACGGCGCCACCTGATACGGGCACACCGGTGCTCGGTAAGACGCTGCCGGACGTGCTCTACGAGGCACTGGCGCGCTACGAGAACCCGGCCTTCCTGAACCAACCGGCCGGGCCGGGGCGCTGGACGCCCATCTCGCTGCGCGATTTTGCCGAGCAGGCCGAGGCGCTGGCGCTGGGCCTGCATGCAATGGGACTGGAGCGGGGCGCCCACGTGGCCTTCTACATGGAAAGCGACGCCTACTTCTGCCTGGCCGACATGGCCTGCCTGATCGGCGGCCTGATCGACGTGCCCATCTACCTGACGCACGCGCCCGAGTCGATTCACTACGTGATCGAGCACGCCGAGGCCCGCGCGCTCGTCGTCTCGAACCGAGCGTTGCTCGAACGCGTCGCGTCGCTTTTGCGCGACCTGCCCGGCGTGCGGTTCGTCGTGGTGGCCGACGCGACCGGACTGGACACGGATCGGGTGGAAGGGCGGCCGCTCTACACCTTCACCCAATTGCTGGAAGCAGGGCGACAGCGCCGTGCGGCCGACCCGGAGGCCATCGCGCGGCTGCGGGCGCAGATCCGTCCGGGCGACCTGGCCACCATCATCTACACGAGCGGCACGACGGGGCGCCCCAAGGGCGTGATGCTCTCCCACGAAAATATTTCGTTCAACGCGCTCACGTCCTTCAGCGGGATCAAACAGTACCGGCCGGGGCCGGACGGCGAGGTGGCCCTGTCGTTTCTGCCGCTGACGCACGTTTTCGCCCGGACGCTCTTCTATGGCTATCTGTACCACGCCTCCAGCGTCTACTTTACGACGCCCGATGCGCTTCGGGACGCGCTCCGTCAGGTGCGGCCCACGACGTTCGCCACGGTGCCGCGCGTGCTCGAGAAAATCTACGGGGCGCTGGTAGAGCGGGCGGCCACCATGCCCGGCCTGAAGGGACGAATCTTTCGCTGGGCGCTGGACCTGGCCCGACGTTACGAACTGGGGCGCGAGCCGCGGGGCCTCTACCGGTTGCAACTGGCCGTGGCCGACCGGCTGGTCTATCGCAAGTGGCGGGAGGCCCTGGGCGGGCGCATCGCCTTCATCATCGCGGGCGGGGCGGCCCTTTCGGCCGAACTGGCCAACATCTTCGCTGCGGCCGGTATCCCGATCCTGCAGGGCTACGGCCTGACCGAAACAAGCCCGGTCATCACCTACAACCGCCCCGAGCTGAACCGGGCCGGCACGGTGGGCGTGCCCATTCCGGGCGTGGAGGTGAAGATCGCCGAGGACGGCGAGATTCTCACGCGCGGTCCGCACGTCATGCTGGGCTACTACAAGGACCCGGAGCGCACGCGCGAGGTGATCGACGAAGAAGGGTGGTTTCACACGGGCGACATCGGCTACTTCACCGAAGAAGGTTTTCTCGTCATCACCGACCGCAAAAAAGATCTGTTCAAGCTCTCGACGGGCAAGTACGTGATGCCCCAGCCGCTGGAGCAGCGCCTGACGGCCGACCCGCTCGTCGAGCAGGCGCTCGTGGTGGGACCCGGTTACAAGTTCACGGCGGCGCTCATTTTCCCGGACGAGGAAGCGCTTCGACGGCTGGCGCGGCGGCTCGGGCTCGACGCCAACCAGCCGCTTGAAAAGCTGGTGCGCGAGCCGAAGATCCTGGAAGTCTATCAGCAGATCGTCGATCGTGCCAACGAGGGCATGGACCCCTGGGCCACGATCAAGCGCTTTGTGCTGGTCCCCGAGCGACTCTCCATCGAAGAGGGCACGCTGACGCCTACGCTCAAAGTGCGGCGCTCGGCGCTCTACAAGAAATACGAGGCCCAGATCCGGGCGCTCTACGAGGGCGCCGAGGCCGAAGCACATGAACAGGAAGCGACAACCCCTGAATCCTGA
- a CDS encoding TetR/AcrR family transcriptional regulator, with product MTEAGSDGTLRRRILDATRHLLVAEGYTSLSMRKIARAIGCSPTAIYLYFQNKDALVHTLIDEGFGLLYEELQEEAARHDDPVARLEALWRRYVAFGRSNPEYYEIMFMLHPERMERYPPEKYRRARRCLEFSIQALEEGRRLGVFAVEDPRVTASAAWAALHGAIALLLARRVDVRIDPEAFIDTIIRTLLRGVLAPEALPQMAAK from the coding sequence ATGACGGAAGCCGGATCGGACGGCACGCTGCGGCGACGTATTCTCGACGCCACGCGCCACCTGCTGGTGGCCGAGGGCTACACGAGTCTCTCCATGCGCAAAATTGCGCGGGCGATCGGCTGTAGCCCGACGGCCATCTACCTGTACTTCCAGAACAAGGATGCGCTGGTGCACACGTTGATCGACGAGGGCTTCGGGCTGCTCTACGAGGAGCTGCAGGAAGAGGCGGCCCGTCACGACGATCCGGTGGCCCGGTTGGAGGCGCTCTGGCGGCGCTACGTGGCCTTCGGGCGCAGCAATCCGGAATACTATGAGATCATGTTCATGCTGCACCCGGAGCGCATGGAGCGATACCCGCCGGAAAAATATCGCCGGGCGCGCCGGTGTCTGGAGTTTTCCATCCAGGCGCTGGAAGAAGGCCGTCGGCTGGGCGTGTTTGCCGTCGAGGATCCGCGCGTAACGGCCAGCGCGGCCTGGGCGGCACTCCACGGCGCGATCGCACTGCTGCTGGCCCGCCGCGTGGACGTGCGGATCGACCCGGAAGCCTTCATCGACACGATCATTCGGACGCTGCTGCGCGGGGTGCTGGCTCCTGAGGCCCTGCCGCAGATGGCTGCAAAATAA
- a CDS encoding leucyl aminopeptidase yields MKVSVTTIPLDELDIDLLLVPVAEGAVEATLKALSEQFGEIVRRTAADFTGAPDELIWLYPESGRARRLALVGMGPADRVDLERLRRVAARGAELARERKVVTAAIVRPQTSIDPESASQALVEGFMLAAYRFTRYKTDTSDLREIERLVIHETGEDEKASRRGAERGRIIAECVMTARDLVNLSPDEKTPTKFARLIEQSAKKYGYEADVWDKALIEEEGMGGLLAVNRGSPEPPTFTVLTWHPENALNERPVVLVGKGVVFDTGGLSLKPTKDSMDYMKSDMAGAAAVVGAMEALARLKIPLYVVGLIPATDNRPGENAYVPGEVIRMHSGKTVEVLNTDAEGRLILADALSYARTYRPILVIDLATLTGAQIIALGTEAAAVMTNNVEGAEERLQAIVAAGERSGDRVHPLPMYDEYAKLLESDVADLKNIGGREAGSITAAKFLEHFVDYPWIHIDMAGPAFLKEPKPYRPKGGTGFGVRLLVEFLRDFASPRRFSS; encoded by the coding sequence ATGAAAGTCTCGGTCACTACGATCCCACTGGACGAACTGGATATCGATCTGCTCCTGGTGCCTGTTGCCGAAGGGGCCGTCGAGGCAACCCTGAAGGCCCTGAGCGAGCAGTTTGGCGAAATTGTCCGGCGCACCGCGGCCGACTTTACCGGGGCGCCGGACGAACTGATCTGGCTCTACCCGGAAAGCGGTCGGGCCCGACGCCTGGCGCTGGTGGGCATGGGCCCGGCCGATCGCGTCGATCTGGAGCGGCTGCGGCGGGTGGCCGCCCGCGGCGCCGAACTGGCCCGCGAGCGCAAAGTCGTCACCGCCGCCATCGTGCGGCCCCAGACCTCGATCGACCCCGAGTCGGCCAGCCAGGCGCTCGTCGAGGGCTTCATGCTGGCCGCCTACCGCTTCACGCGCTACAAGACGGACACAAGCGACCTGCGCGAGATCGAGCGGCTCGTGATCCACGAAACGGGTGAGGACGAAAAGGCCAGCCGTCGGGGAGCCGAGCGCGGCCGCATCATCGCCGAATGCGTGATGACGGCACGCGACCTGGTCAATCTGTCGCCCGACGAAAAAACGCCCACGAAGTTTGCCCGCCTGATCGAGCAGTCGGCCAAAAAGTACGGCTACGAGGCCGACGTGTGGGACAAGGCGTTGATCGAAGAAGAAGGCATGGGCGGGCTGCTGGCCGTCAACCGGGGTAGCCCGGAGCCCCCCACCTTCACGGTACTTACCTGGCATCCGGAAAACGCCCTCAACGAGCGGCCGGTCGTGCTGGTGGGTAAAGGCGTGGTCTTCGACACAGGCGGGCTGTCGCTCAAGCCCACCAAGGACAGCATGGACTACATGAAGTCCGATATGGCCGGCGCGGCGGCCGTCGTGGGTGCCATGGAGGCGCTGGCCCGCCTGAAAATCCCGCTCTACGTGGTGGGCCTGATCCCGGCCACCGACAACCGTCCCGGCGAGAACGCCTACGTGCCTGGCGAAGTCATTCGGATGCATTCCGGCAAGACTGTCGAGGTGCTCAACACCGATGCCGAAGGGCGTCTGATCCTGGCCGATGCGCTCTCATATGCCCGCACCTATCGTCCAATTCTGGTCATCGACTTGGCCACGCTGACCGGCGCCCAGATCATTGCGCTGGGTACTGAGGCGGCCGCCGTCATGACCAACAACGTGGAAGGTGCCGAAGAGCGCCTGCAGGCCATTGTGGCGGCCGGGGAGCGCAGTGGCGATCGGGTCCACCCGCTGCCCATGTATGACGAGTACGCCAAACTGCTGGAAAGCGACGTGGCCGACCTGAAGAACATCGGCGGCCGTGAGGCCGGCTCCATCACGGCGGCCAAGTTTCTGGAGCACTTTGTCGATTATCCCTGGATCCACATTGACATGGCCGGGCCGGCCTTCCTGAAGGAACCCAAACCCTACCGCCCGAAAGGCGGCACGGGCTTCGGCGTGCGACTCCTGGTCGAATTCCTGCGCGACTTTGCCTCCCCCAGGCGTTTCTCGAGTTGA